In Vitis riparia cultivar Riparia Gloire de Montpellier isolate 1030 chromosome 19, EGFV_Vit.rip_1.0, whole genome shotgun sequence, the following proteins share a genomic window:
- the LOC117908139 gene encoding receptor-like protein 7, whose amino-acid sequence MESIRSSREPTPSSAYQGSKYRLSCIRLDADRDESDTRYILYLDSALNRAATVTERRLNNPPSEFGSREELCAVKKIGFDDTTGRTNVVSVHGGRQDRRRERWPWRFHSLQIALSAFSGGKIGEDSSFTSIIPADIGSYLYNAAFFTVAGNKFHGEIPTSICSAFVLEVLDPSNNNLDGTIPSCLGNFGSSLSVLNLGGNGLKGAMPQVYTESLTILVFNGNQLEGKVPSSLYGCQKLEVLDLVNNQINDIFPFRLENLQQLQVLVLHSNRFYGQIKHPRMRNAFPMLHVIDLSSNAFASQLPSAYFHTWKAMMKEEDENSGPNYLGVNRGYYEFQSSMKITMKGGEFQLERILDVFTSIDLSNHQLEGKIPESIGEFNSLHNLDLSSNNLDGPIPSSLENAYQLESLALSNNKLSGEIPVQLTSLTFHSFLDLAGNNLEGAIPSGGQFNTFPLKSYEGNPMLCGFPLSRKCRVDEEAEASTHERLLNSDPRIEFDWRVAWMGYGCGVVAGLSIGYILFWGNGIFAQTIPINRQHPQSTRRRRRRI is encoded by the exons atggaga GTATTAGATCTTCACGAGAACCGACTCCAAGCTCTGCCTACCAAGGTTCAAAATATCGGCTGAGTTGTATCCGTCTCGACGCCGACCGCGACGAGTCCGATACCAGATACATTTTATACTTAGACTCGGCTTTGAATCG TGCCGCAACGGTGACTGAACGCCGGCTAAACAACCCTCCTTCCGAGTTTGGGAGCAGAGAAGAGCTTTGTGCAGTGAAGAAAATAGGATTTGACGACACCACCGGCAGAACCAACGTCGTGAGCGTCCACGGTGGAAGGCAAGATAGGAGAAGAGAGAGGTGGCCGTGGCGGTTTCACTCTCTGCAGATCGCACTCTCTGCTTTCAGTGGAGGGAAGATAGGAGAAGATAG TAGTTTCACATCGATCATCCCTGCTGACATTGGTTCATACCTCTACAATGCAGCTTTCTTTACAGTTGCAGGCAATAAGTTCCATGGAGAAATTCCTACATCAATTTGCAGTGCATTTGTACTTGAAGTCCTTGATCCATCCAATAACAATTTGGATGGCACAATACCAAGCTGTCTAGGTAACTTCGGCAGTTCTCTGTCAGTGCTAAATCTAGGTGGGAATGGCTTGAAGGGAGCCATGCCTCAGGTTTATACAGAATCATTAACTATACTTGTGTTCAACGGAAATCAATTAGAAGGAAAGGTGCCGAGCTCTTTGtatggttgtcaaaaattggaGGTTTTAGACCTGGTTAACAACCagataaatgatatttttccgTTCAGGTTGGAGAATTTACAACAACTGCAAGTTCTCGTCCTGCACTCCAATAGGTTCTATGGCCAGATTAAACATCCCCGGATGAGGAATGCCTTTCCAATGCTTCATGTGATTGACCTATCTTCCAATGCCTTCGCAAGCCAGTTGCCCTCTGCGTACTTCCACACTTGGAAAGCAATGATGAAAGAGGAAGATGAAAATTCCGGACCAAATTACCTTGGAGTCAATAGGGGTTATTATGAGTTTCAGAGCTCAATGAAGATAACAATGAAAGGAGGAGAGTTTCAACTAGAAAGGATTCTAGATGTTTTCACAAGTATTGATCTCTCCAATCATCAATTGGAAGGGAAAATCCCAGAGTCCATAGGAGAGTTTAATTCATTGCATAACCTGGACTTGTCTAGTAACAACCTCGATGGCCCTATACCATCATCACTGGAGAATGCTTACCAGCTTGAGTCATTGGCTCTCTCAAACAACAAGCTATCAGGGGAGATTCCTGTGCAGTTAACAAGTCTAACATTCCATTCCTTCTTGGACTTGGCAGGAAACAACCTCGAAGGAGCCATACCTAGCGGAGGTCAATTCAACACATTTCCTCTAAAATCATACGAGGGGAACCCAATGTTATGCGGATTTCCATTATCCAGGAAATGCAGAGTCGATGAGGAAGCAGAGGCATCAACTCATGAACGACTCTTGAACTCTGATCCGAGAATTGAATTTGATTGGAGAGTGGCATGGATGGGATACGGGTGTGGGGTGGTGGCAGGGTTGAGTATTGGCTACATTCTATTCTGGGGGAATGGAATCTTCGCCCAAACCATTCCAATAAACAGGCAGCATCCCCAATCAACAAGGAGGCGAAGGAGGAGGATTTAA
- the LOC117909203 gene encoding ABC transporter C family member 3-like: protein MVGLEAMVTYPGIGFLLNPVFLRAFSASLHLVLFLLLFVSWVCKRINGGALENCKRTRFLYYKQTFACCQGLSLLNFFLCFLNYFYWYRNGWSGEKLVTLLDLVLRTLSWGAVCVYLHTQFIGSVEPKFPFLLRVWSGFYFSISCYCLVIDIVKKDQSLQVQFLVPDIVYVITGLFLCYSGFLGKNQGEESILREPLLNGSTSISRVESNKSKGEATVTPFSKAGFFSLLTFSWIGPLIAEGNKKTLDLEDVPQLDASNSVVGVFPAFSNKLQCDSGGSSGVTTLKLVKALIFACWAEILLTALLVLVNTLASYVGPYLIDTFVQYLNGRREFKNEGYLLAMAFFVAKLVECLSVRHWFFRLQQVGIRIRAVLITMIYNKGLTLSCQSKQGHSTGEIINFMSVDAERIGDFSWFMHDPWMLIVQVTLALLILYKNLGLASVAAFFATVIVMLTNIPLGKWQEKFQDKLMESKDKRMKATSEILRNMRILKLQGWEMKFLSKIEDLRKNETGWLKKYFYTSAVTTFVFWGAPTFVSVATFGTCMLLGIPLESGKILSSLATFRILQEPIYGLPDLISMIAQTKVSLDRIASFLRLDDLPSDVIERLPKGSSDTAIEIVDGNFSWDLSSPNPTLKDINLRVCRGMRVAVCGTVGSGKSSLLSCMLGEVPKISGILQLCGTKAYVAQSPWIQSGKIEENILFGKEMDRERYERVLDACSLKKDLEVLSFGDQTVIGERGINLSGGQKQRIQIARALYQNADIYLFDDPFSAVDAHTGTHLFKECLLGLLGSKTVIYVTHQVEFLPAADLILVMKDGRVTQAGKYNEILNSGTDFMELVGAHKKALSALNSVEAGSLSEKLSIHEDCDNIGGTSEVVEKEENRGGQNGIAEEIDGPKGQLVQEEEREKGKVGLWVYWKYIRTAYGGALVPFILLSQILFQLLQIGSNYWMAWASPVSDDVKPAVRGSTLIIVYVALAVGSSFCVLSRAILLVTAGYKTATILFNKMHLCVFRAPMSFFDATPSGRILNRASTDQSMIDTTMPMQVGAFAFQLIQLLGIIAVMSQVAWQVFIVFIPVIATCIWYQQYYIPSARELSRLAGVCKAPVIQHFSETIAGSMTIRSFDQESRFRDTNMKLVDGYIRPKFNIAGAMEWLCFRLDMLSSATFAFSLVFLISVPEGVIDPGIAGLAVTYGLNLNMIQTWVMWNLCNMENRIISVERILQYTSIPSEPPLVIEENRLACSWPSHGEVDIQDLQVRYAPHMPLVLRGLTCTFLGGMKTGIVGRTGSGKSTLIQTLFRIVEPAAGQIMIDGTNISSIGLHDLRSRLSIIPQDPTMFEGTVRSNLDPLEEYSDEQIWEALDKCQLGDEVRKKEGKLDSAVIENGENWSMGQRQLVCLGRVLLKKSKVLVLDEATASVDTATDNLIQQTLRQHFVDSTVITIAHRITSVLDSDKVLLLDHGLIEEYDTPTRLLENKSSSFAKLVAEYTVRSHSNLENAGDI, encoded by the exons ATGGTGGGGCTCGAAGCCATGGTTACGTACCCAGGTATTGGTTTTCTGCTAAACCCCGTCTTTTTACGTGCCTTTTCTGCCTCATTGCATCTAGTTTTGTTTCTTCTCCTGTTTGTATCATGGGTGTGCAAGAGAATCAACGGGGGTGCTCTTGAAAATTGTAAGAGGACTAGGTTTTTGTACTATAAGCAAACGTTTGCATGCTGTCAGGGTCTGTCACTGTTGAATTTCTTCTTGTGTTTTTTGAACTACTTTTATTGGTATAGAAATGGCTGGTCTGGTGAAAAGCTGGTCACACTTTTGGATTTAGTGCTCAGAACACTTTCCTGGGGAGCAGTTTGTGTATATTTGCACACTCAATTCATTGGTTCTGTTGAACCAAAGTTCCCATTTTTGTTAAGAGTTTGGTCGGGATTTTACTTCTCCATCTCTTGTTATTGCCTTGTTATAGACATTGTTAAGAAAGACCAGTCCCTACAAGTTCAATTTTTGGTGCCCGATATTGTCTACGTCATAACTGGTCTGTTCTTGTGCTATTCGGGGTTTTTGGGAAAGAATCAAGGCGAGGAATCGATTCTTAGGGAACCCCTTTTGAATGGTAGTACCAGTATAAGTAGAGTGGAGTCTAATAAATCCAAGGGGGAAGCAACTGTGACCCCCTTTTCAAAAGCTGGCTTTTTTAGCCTTCTTACTTTCTCTTGGATCGGTCCCTTGATTGCTGAGGGTAACAAGAAAACATTAGACCTTGAGGATGTTCCTCAGCTTGATGCAAGCAACAGCGTTGTGGGGGTCTTTCCAGCATTTAGTAATAAGCTCCAGTGTGATAGTGGTGGAAGTAGTGGAGTGACCACGCTTAAGCTGGTGAAAGCATTGATCTTTGCATGCTGGGCAGAAATCCTATTGACGGCTTTGTTGGTACTTGTAAACACATTAGCATCTTATGTTGGGCCCTATCTTATTGATACCTTCGTTCAATATCTCAATGGGCGGAGGGAATTCAAAAATGAAGGTTATCTTTTGGCTATGGCTTTTTTTGTTGCGAAGCTTGTTGAGTGCCTTTCAGTGAGGCACTGGTTCTTTAGATTGCAGCAGGTTGGAATTAGGATCAGAGCAGTACTGATCACAATGATCTACAACAAGGGTTTGACTCTTTCCTGCCAGTCAAAGCAGGGTCATTCTACTGGGGAGATCATTAATTTTATGTCTGTTGATGCGGAGAGAATTGGGGATTTCAGTTGGTTTATGCATGATCCATGGATGCTGATTGTGCAAGTTACTTTAGCCTTGCTAATCTTGTATAAAAACCTGGGCCTTGCTTCAGTTGCAGCTTTCTTTGCAACTGTAATTGTTATGTTGACAAATATTCCACTGGGGAAATGGCAAGAGAAGTTTCAGGACAAGTTGATGGAATCAAAAGATAAAAGGATGAAGGCAACATCCGAGATCTTAAGAAACATGAGGATTCTCAAGCTTCAGGGATGGGAGATGAAGTTTTTGTCTAAAATTGAAGACCTTCGGAAGAATGAGACAGGGtggttgaaaaaatatttttacacttCAGCCGTGACCACTTTTGTTTTCTGGGGAGCCCCAACATTTGTGTCTGTGGCCACCTTTGGAACTTGCATGCTTCTAGGGATCCCGCTTGAATCAGGGAAGATCTTATCTTCACTTGCAACATTCAGGATACTTCAAGAACCCATCTACGGTCTTCCTGACCTAATCTCAATGATAGCTCAGACTAAAGTTTCCCTTGACAGAATTGCATCCTTTCTTCGTCTGGATGACCTGCCGAGTGATGTTATCGAGAGGCTTCCAAAAGGTAGTTCTGATACAGCAATTGAGATAGTGGATGGGAATTTCTCTTGGGATTTATCTTCCCCTAATCCAACACTGAAGGATATTAATTTGCGGGTGTGCCGTGGCATGAGGGTTGCTGTTTGTGGTACTGTAGGCTCAGGCAAGTCAAGCTTACTATCTTGTATGTTGGGAGAAGTGCCTAAGATATCTGGTATCCTTCAGCTGTGTGGAACAAAGGCCTATGTTGCTCAGTCTCCTTGGATACAGAGTGGCAAGATAGAAGAGAACATCTTGTTTGGTAAGGAGATGGACAGAGAAAGGTATGAAAGGGTCCTTGATGCATGTTCCTTGAAGAAGGACCTGGAGGTTCTCTCATTTGGTGATCAGACGGTTATAGGTGAGCGGGGAATCAATTTGAGTGGTGGCCAGAAGCAAAGAATACAGATTGCACGTGCACTTTACCAAAACGCTGATATTTATCTGTTTGATGATCCTTTCAGTGCTGTGGATGCTCATACAGGAACCCATCTCTTTAAG GAATGTTTGCTGGGTCTCTTGGGTTCGAAAACTGTGATCTATGTTACACATCAAGTAGAGTTCTTACCTGCTGCTGATCTCATACTG GTCATGAAAGATGGAAGGGTTACACAAGCAGGAAAGTACAATGAAATTCTCAACTCTGGAACTGATTTTATGGAACTTGTTGGTGCACATAAGAAAGCTTTGTCAGCACTCAATTCTGTAGAGGCAGGGTCACTTTCAGAAAAATTAAGTATCCATGAGGATTGTGATAATATTGGTGGTACTTCTGAAGtagttgaaaaagaagaaaacagaggtgGCCAAAATGGTATAGCAGAGGAGATAGATGGGCCAAAAGGTCAGCTTGTTCaagaagaggagagagagaaaggtaaaGTTGGGCTATGGGTTTATTGGAAATACATCAGGACAGCATATGGAGGAGCTCTTGTGCCCTTTATATTGTTGTCACAGATTCTCTTTCAGCTGCTTCAGATTGGAAGCAATTATTGGATGGCTTGGGCAAGTCCCGTGTCAGATGATGTGAAACCTGCAGTTAGAGGTTCTACTCTCATAATTGTTTATGTAGCTTTGGCTGTTGGAAGTTCTTTTTGCGTGCTTTCCAGAGCCATTCTTCTTGTAACAGCTGGTTACAAGACAGCTACTATACTCTTCAATAAAATGCATTTGTGCGTCTTTCGTGCCCCAATGTCATTCTTTGATGCCACCCCAAGTGGGCGAATTCTAAACAGA GCTTCTACAGACCAAAGTATGATCGATACAACCATGCCAATGCAAGTTGGGGCATTTGCCTTCCAATTGATTCAGCTCCTGGGAATTATTGCAGTTATGTCACAGGTTGCATGGCAGGTTTTCATTGTCTTTATTCCTGTGATTGCAACCTGCATCTGGTATCAG CAATATTACATACCTTCAGCACGAGAACTGTCAAGATTGGCCGGAGTATGCAAAGCTCCAGTAATTCAACATTTTTCTGAAACTATAGCAGGATCTATGACCATCAGAAGCTTTGATCAAGAATCTAGATTCAGGGATACAAACATGAAATTGGTAGATGGGTATATACGGCCCAAGTTCAACATTGCCGGTGCAATGGAATGGCTGTGCTTCCGCTTGGATATGCTATCTTCTGCTACATTTGCCTTCTCTTTGGTTTTCTTAATCTCTGTTCCAGAGGGAGTAATTGATCCTG GTATTGCGGGCCTAGCAGTGACATATGGACTTAATTTGAACATGATACAAACTTGGGTAATGTGGAATCTTTGCAATATGGAGAATAGAATTATATCAGTAGAGAGAATACTTCAATACACTTCCATTCCAAGCGAGCCTCCTCTTGTCATAGAAGAAAACAGGCTAGCATGTTCTTGGCCTTCACATGGAGAAGTTGATATTCAGGATTTGCAG GTCCGCTATGCCCCCCACATGCCACTTGTATTGAGAGGTCTCACATGCACTTTCCTGGGAGGAATGAAGACTGGCATTGTAGGGCGAACTGGCAGTGGTAAATCAACCCTCATACAGACCCTCTTTCGAATTGTTGAACCTGCCGCTGGTCAGATTATGATAGATGGTACCAACATCTCTTCTATTGGACTACATGATTTGCGGTCTAGACTAAGCATTATCCCTCAGGATCCAACCATGTTTGAAGGGACTGTACGGAGCAACCTTGACCCACTTGAAGAGTACTCAGATGAACAGATTTGGGAG GCTCTGGATAAGTGCCAGCTTGGAGATGAAGTCaggaagaaagaaggaaagCTAGATTCTGCAG TTATTGAGAATGGAGAGAATTGGAGCATGGGTCAGAGGCAACTGGTTTGTCTTGGCCGAGTTCTACTGAAGAAAAGCAAGGTCTTAGTGCTTGATGAAGCTACTGCATCAGTTGATACAGCCACGGATAATCTGATTCAGCAAACCCTTAGACAACACTTTGTCGATTCCACAGTCATAACCATTGCACATCGAATTACTTCTGTTCTTGATAGTGACAAGGTTCTACTTCTGGATCATG GGCTTATTGAGGAATACGATACCCCCACCAGATTGCTAGAGAACAAGTCGTCGTCTTTTGCAAAGCTTGTAGCAGAGTACACTGTGAGGTCACATTCTAATCTTGAAAATGCGGGTGATATCTGA